In Hwangdonia lutea, a single window of DNA contains:
- a CDS encoding MDR family MFS transporter — MKILFNNYLESFKGLSKEIWYLALISLINRAGTMVIPFLSLYLTKNLGFSKDDAGWILVFFGLGSLIGSWLGGWLTDKIGFYKVMVLSLFVTGIGFIGLQYVTSFWGLCFAILFIMVVADTFRPALFVSLKAYSKPENQTRSLALIRLAINLGMGVGPTLAGLIIVMKGYNMLFWIDGLTCITAIVLFNILVKEVKHKPSAEESEKIIKAKNVIYKDTSYWIFIAICFLMGMTFFQLIVTMPIYYEEQFGLNEFNIGLIMFINVAIIVIFEMPFIHFLEKKSLKSTQFIIASCILFGLSFYVLYNNFWLGILIVSMVIITFAEMLGFPYTNAFALKRAKEGFEGSYMALYAMAFSLAHIFSSKIGLSIVDNFGYQINWLVTGSFAALATVLAMWLHNRVRDEI; from the coding sequence ATGAAAATATTATTCAACAATTACCTCGAATCTTTTAAAGGCCTATCGAAAGAAATTTGGTATCTCGCTTTAATATCGTTAATTAATAGAGCGGGCACTATGGTAATTCCGTTTTTGTCGCTATACCTAACCAAAAACCTAGGTTTTAGTAAAGATGATGCGGGTTGGATTTTGGTTTTCTTTGGTTTAGGCTCGCTTATTGGCTCGTGGTTAGGCGGTTGGTTAACCGATAAAATTGGTTTTTATAAAGTGATGGTTTTAAGCCTATTTGTTACCGGAATTGGTTTTATTGGCTTGCAATACGTTACATCGTTTTGGGGTTTGTGCTTTGCCATATTGTTTATCATGGTAGTAGCCGACACGTTTCGGCCAGCATTATTTGTATCGCTAAAGGCGTACAGTAAACCGGAAAACCAAACCAGGTCGTTGGCTTTAATTCGATTGGCCATTAATTTAGGAATGGGTGTTGGCCCAACATTGGCAGGCTTAATAATTGTTATGAAAGGTTATAATATGCTGTTTTGGATTGATGGCTTAACCTGTATAACGGCCATTGTTTTATTTAATATTTTGGTAAAAGAAGTTAAGCATAAACCGAGTGCAGAAGAAAGCGAAAAGATTATAAAAGCTAAAAATGTAATTTACAAAGATACCTCGTATTGGATATTTATTGCGATATGCTTTTTAATGGGCATGACGTTTTTTCAATTGATAGTGACTATGCCTATCTATTACGAAGAGCAATTTGGTTTAAACGAATTTAACATCGGACTCATTATGTTTATAAATGTGGCTATTATTGTTATTTTCGAAATGCCATTCATACATTTTTTGGAGAAAAAAAGTTTAAAATCCACGCAATTTATTATAGCATCTTGTATTTTGTTTGGGCTGAGTTTTTACGTGCTGTACAACAATTTCTGGTTAGGCATTTTAATAGTGAGCATGGTTATTATTACGTTTGCCGAAATGTTAGGTTTTCCTTATACTAATGCCTTTGCCTTAAAGCGTGCAAAAGAAGGTTTCGAGGGCAGTTATATGGCATTGTACGCCATGGCCTTCTCTTTGGCACACATTTTCAGTTCTAAAATCGGCTTGAGTATTGTAGATAATTTTGGCTATCAAATCAATTGGTTGGTTACGGGCTCGTTTGCAGCCCTTGCCACGGTACTCGCCATGTGGTTGCATAATAGGGTAAGAGATGAAATATAA
- the crcB gene encoding fluoride efflux transporter CrcB → MKQLLLVFVGGGFGSVLRFVIGKYLNSTETGIPYGTFAANILGSLLIGIILGMAAKNDTLTQNQTLLLATGFCGGFTTFSTFAYENHVFLKSGDFTSFALYTVGSFVVGFLAVFLGMFLVK, encoded by the coding sequence ATGAAACAACTTTTATTGGTTTTTGTTGGCGGAGGTTTTGGTAGTGTGTTACGCTTTGTAATTGGCAAATATTTAAACTCTACCGAAACAGGTATACCTTATGGCACTTTTGCTGCAAACATATTGGGCAGTTTGCTTATTGGTATCATTTTAGGGATGGCAGCAAAAAACGATACGCTCACCCAAAATCAAACCTTGCTTTTGGCCACGGGTTTTTGTGGTGGCTTTACAACCTTTTCAACCTTTGCTTACGAAAACCATGTGTTTTTAAAATCTGGTGATTTTACAAGCTTTGCGCTATATACTGTGGGGAGTTTTGTAGTGGGGTTTTTAGCAGTGTTTTTGGGGATGTTTTTGGTGAAATGA
- a CDS encoding polyribonucleotide nucleotidyltransferase — translation MIPKVFKEVIDLGDGREISIETGKLAKQAHGSVVVRSGKCMLLCTVVSNYKQSDVDFLPLTVDYREKFAASGRYPGGFFKREARPSDGEVLTMRLVDRVLRPLFPKDYHAETQVMIQLMSHDEDVMPDAMAGLAASAAIQLSDFPFECPISEARVGRINGEFIINPTRAQLAESDIDMMIGASADSVMMVEGEMDEISEEEMAEAIKFAHEAIKEQCAAQVRLAEAFGKKEVREYAPERTDEDLAKKIHDMAYDKVYAIAKAGSAKHERSAAFEAIKEEIKATFSEEELEDFGGLVSKYYYQAEKAAIRDLTLNEGLRLDGRKTDEIRPIWCEVDYLPSTHGSALFTRGETQALATVTLGTSREANQIDMPSYEGEERFYLHYNFPPFSTGEARPIRGTSRREIGHGNLAQRALKGMVPDESPYTVRVVSEILESNGSSSMATVCAGTMALMDAGVQLIKPVSGIAMGLISDAESGKYAVLSDILGDEDHLGDMDFKVTGTADGITACQMDIKVKGLSYEILVNALKQARDGRLHILEKLTDTIAEPNAEVKEHAPTMVTRRIPNEFIGALIGPGGKVIQELQKETDTTIVINEDPVTEEGIVEILGVGSKGIDAVLAKIDALLFKPQVGSVYEVKVIKMLDFGAVVEYTEAPGNEVLLHVSELAWERTENVSDVVKMGDVFDVKYFGIDPRTRKEKVSRKAILPKPEGYVARPPRDNNNRGGRDNRGRDNRGRDNRRDDRKPREGKKED, via the coding sequence ATGATTCCAAAAGTTTTTAAAGAGGTCATTGACCTAGGAGACGGTAGAGAAATTTCTATCGAAACCGGAAAATTAGCAAAACAAGCGCATGGTAGCGTTGTAGTGCGATCTGGAAAATGTATGTTATTATGTACAGTTGTTTCCAATTACAAACAGTCGGATGTTGACTTTTTACCGTTGACCGTAGATTACAGAGAAAAATTTGCTGCCTCGGGACGTTACCCAGGTGGTTTCTTTAAAAGAGAAGCAAGGCCTAGTGATGGTGAAGTATTGACAATGCGTTTGGTAGACAGGGTACTACGTCCGTTATTTCCAAAAGATTATCACGCTGAAACTCAGGTGATGATACAATTAATGTCTCATGATGAGGACGTTATGCCAGATGCCATGGCAGGATTAGCGGCCTCAGCAGCTATTCAATTATCAGATTTTCCATTTGAATGCCCAATCTCTGAAGCAAGAGTTGGTCGTATTAATGGCGAATTCATTATTAACCCAACACGTGCTCAATTAGCAGAATCTGATATCGATATGATGATTGGAGCCTCTGCCGATTCTGTAATGATGGTTGAAGGTGAAATGGATGAGATTTCTGAAGAAGAAATGGCAGAAGCTATTAAGTTTGCACATGAGGCCATTAAAGAACAATGTGCTGCTCAAGTAAGATTGGCAGAAGCATTTGGAAAGAAAGAAGTTCGTGAATACGCTCCAGAAAGAACCGACGAGGATTTAGCGAAGAAAATTCATGATATGGCTTATGATAAAGTGTATGCTATAGCAAAAGCAGGATCTGCTAAACACGAAAGAAGCGCTGCGTTTGAAGCCATCAAAGAAGAAATCAAAGCTACGTTCAGCGAAGAAGAGTTAGAAGACTTTGGTGGATTAGTATCAAAATATTATTACCAAGCTGAAAAAGCGGCTATTCGTGATTTAACCTTAAATGAAGGTTTACGTTTAGATGGTAGAAAAACCGATGAAATCAGACCCATTTGGTGTGAGGTTGATTATTTACCATCAACACATGGTTCTGCACTTTTTACACGTGGTGAAACACAAGCATTGGCTACGGTTACTTTGGGTACGTCAAGAGAAGCTAACCAAATAGATATGCCATCTTACGAAGGTGAAGAGCGTTTCTATTTACATTATAACTTTCCTCCATTTTCAACCGGTGAAGCGCGACCCATACGTGGCACATCGCGTCGTGAGATAGGACATGGTAACTTAGCACAACGTGCTTTAAAAGGTATGGTGCCAGATGAGAGCCCTTATACCGTACGAGTTGTTTCTGAAATATTAGAATCCAACGGTTCGTCTTCAATGGCAACGGTTTGTGCCGGAACTATGGCATTAATGGATGCCGGTGTTCAATTGATAAAACCAGTTTCTGGTATTGCCATGGGATTGATTTCCGATGCTGAATCAGGAAAGTATGCGGTTCTTTCGGATATTTTAGGTGATGAAGATCATTTAGGTGATATGGATTTTAAAGTAACCGGTACCGCAGATGGTATTACCGCTTGCCAAATGGATATTAAGGTAAAAGGTCTTTCGTATGAAATTCTTGTAAATGCCTTGAAACAAGCTCGTGATGGCCGTTTACATATCTTAGAGAAATTAACAGATACCATTGCTGAGCCTAATGCCGAGGTTAAAGAACATGCGCCAACAATGGTTACAAGACGCATCCCGAATGAGTTTATTGGAGCCTTAATTGGTCCTGGTGGAAAAGTAATTCAGGAATTGCAAAAAGAAACGGATACAACTATTGTTATTAACGAAGACCCTGTAACCGAAGAGGGTATTGTTGAAATTTTAGGTGTTGGCAGTAAAGGTATTGATGCTGTTTTAGCAAAAATAGATGCTTTATTGTTTAAGCCTCAAGTGGGTAGCGTGTATGAAGTTAAGGTCATTAAAATGCTTGATTTTGGTGCAGTAGTAGAATATACTGAAGCTCCAGGAAATGAAGTGTTATTACATGTTTCTGAATTAGCATGGGAACGTACTGAAAACGTATCGGATGTTGTGAAAATGGGTGATGTTTTTGATGTGAAATACTTTGGTATTGACCCTAGAACCCGTAAAGAAAAGGTGTCTCGTAAAGCTATTTTACCAAAACCTGAAGGTTATGTGGCAAGACCACCTAGAGATAACAACAATCGTGGTGGACGCGACAACAGAGGTAGAGACAATCGCGGACGTGATAATCGTCGTGACGACAGAAAACCTAGAGAAGGTAAGAAAGAGGATTAA
- a CDS encoding dipeptidyl-peptidase 3 family protein has translation MKLKSVLSFALAATFLLSCGNDKSEKKTDRVKENQSTAFNYNVEQFADIKILRYQIPGWEQLTLKEQKLVYYLTQAGLAGRDIMWDQNYRHNLKIRKALEHVYANFKGDKSTDDWKAFETYLKRVWFSNGIHHHYSNDKLKPEFSSDYLKDLLAETSATLEGEAFDVIFNDADSKKVNQAKGVDNVALSAVNFYGPNVTNKDVETFYGKMKSPDPKKPLSYGLNSQLVKENGELKERVYKSGGLYGSAIDEIVKWLELAKGVAENEAQGNALGLLIDYYKTGDLQTWDDYNVAWTAATEGNIDYINSFIEVYNDPLGYRGSYESIVQINDFDMSQKMKVLSDNAQWFEDNAPLMDTHKKKNVVGVTYKVVNVAGEAGDASPSTPIGVNLPNANWIRAAVGSKSVSLGNIIHAYNNAGSTGRLKEFVHDDEELKLEEAHGQLADKLHTALHEVIGHASGQLNPGVGETKETLKNYASTLEEGRADLVGLYYLYHPKLQELGLVKDWKAVGKAAYDGYIRNGLMTQLIRLNLGDDVEEAHMRNRQYVSAWAYEKGKADNVIEKVNRDGKTYFNINDYDKLHDLFGQLLRETQRIKSEGDYAAVEALVEDYGVKVDQTIHAEVLERNKQFTSAPYSGFVNPVLVAEKNEAGEITSIKVTQPETFPGQMLEYSKNYSFLPEVN, from the coding sequence ATGAAATTAAAATCAGTATTAAGTTTTGCTCTAGCAGCAACCTTTTTGTTATCGTGCGGAAATGACAAATCTGAAAAGAAAACCGATAGGGTTAAAGAAAATCAGTCCACAGCATTTAATTATAATGTTGAACAGTTTGCAGATATTAAAATATTGCGCTATCAAATTCCAGGCTGGGAACAACTCACTTTAAAAGAGCAAAAGCTGGTGTATTATTTAACCCAAGCAGGATTGGCAGGTAGAGATATTATGTGGGATCAAAATTACCGACATAATCTTAAAATCAGAAAAGCTTTAGAGCATGTTTACGCCAATTTTAAAGGCGATAAATCAACCGATGATTGGAAAGCTTTTGAAACCTACCTAAAACGTGTTTGGTTTAGCAATGGTATTCATCACCACTATTCCAATGATAAGTTAAAACCTGAATTTTCTTCAGATTATTTAAAAGATTTATTAGCTGAAACCAGCGCCACTTTAGAAGGTGAAGCTTTTGATGTTATTTTCAACGATGCCGATTCCAAAAAAGTAAATCAGGCCAAAGGCGTTGATAATGTCGCACTTTCAGCAGTTAATTTTTATGGCCCAAATGTTACCAACAAAGATGTTGAGACATTTTACGGAAAAATGAAATCTCCAGATCCTAAGAAGCCTTTATCTTATGGATTGAATTCTCAGTTGGTAAAAGAAAATGGTGAATTAAAAGAACGTGTTTATAAATCTGGTGGTTTATATGGTTCTGCAATCGATGAAATTGTTAAGTGGTTGGAATTGGCAAAAGGCGTAGCTGAAAACGAAGCCCAGGGCAATGCACTTGGATTATTAATCGATTATTATAAAACAGGCGATTTACAAACTTGGGACGACTACAATGTTGCGTGGACCGCGGCAACCGAAGGCAATATAGACTATATTAATAGTTTTATTGAAGTCTACAACGATCCACTTGGGTATAGAGGTTCTTATGAAAGTATCGTTCAAATCAATGATTTTGATATGTCTCAAAAAATGAAGGTATTATCGGATAATGCCCAATGGTTTGAAGACAACGCACCGTTAATGGACACCCATAAAAAGAAAAATGTGGTTGGCGTAACCTACAAAGTGGTTAATGTTGCCGGAGAAGCTGGCGATGCCTCTCCAAGTACCCCAATTGGTGTAAACTTACCTAATGCGAATTGGATTCGTGCTGCTGTTGGTAGTAAATCGGTGTCTTTAGGAAACATTATTCACGCTTACAACAATGCAGGTAGCACAGGACGATTAAAAGAATTTGTGCATGACGACGAAGAATTAAAACTAGAAGAAGCACACGGGCAACTAGCCGATAAATTACATACGGCGTTGCATGAAGTTATTGGGCACGCATCGGGGCAATTAAACCCTGGCGTTGGCGAAACCAAGGAAACCCTAAAAAACTATGCCTCTACACTTGAAGAAGGTCGTGCAGATTTGGTTGGGCTTTACTATTTATACCATCCTAAATTACAGGAATTAGGCTTGGTTAAAGATTGGAAAGCCGTTGGAAAAGCTGCTTATGATGGTTATATTAGAAATGGACTGATGACACAGTTAATCCGTTTAAATTTAGGCGATGATGTTGAAGAAGCGCACATGCGTAACAGACAGTATGTTTCGGCTTGGGCTTACGAAAAAGGAAAAGCGGATAATGTAATTGAAAAAGTAAACCGCGACGGGAAAACTTATTTTAATATTAATGATTACGATAAGTTACACGATTTATTCGGACAGTTATTGCGCGAAACCCAGCGTATAAAATCTGAAGGTGATTATGCCGCAGTTGAAGCTTTAGTGGAAGATTACGGCGTAAAAGTAGACCAAACTATCCACGCTGAAGTTTTAGAACGAAACAAACAGTTTACCTCAGCGCCGTACAGTGGTTTTGTAAACCCTGTTTTAGTTGCCGAAAAAAATGAAGCCGGAGAAATTACAAGTATTAAGGTGACTCAGCCAGAAACATTTCCCGGACAAATGCTAGAATACAGCAAAAACTATAGTTTTTTGCCAGAAGTGAATTAA
- a CDS encoding DUF1684 domain-containing protein, with protein MKKIVLAVLLISVVACGQEKSPVLGETEFQKEQNSYFKDATTSPLKDKDRKGFKGLDFFKFDSTYVVTADFKRTPNEPIFKMKTTTDRTPEYVKYGELNFDLKGKNFKLNIYQNQGLINEEGYEDYLFLPFLDETNGLESYGGGRYIDARIPVGDTMIIDFNKAYNPYCAYNEKYSCPIVPRKNYLKTRIEAGVKAFGKD; from the coding sequence ATGAAAAAAATAGTTTTAGCCGTTTTACTCATTTCGGTAGTGGCTTGTGGGCAAGAAAAAAGTCCTGTTTTGGGTGAAACCGAATTTCAGAAAGAGCAAAATTCTTATTTTAAGGATGCCACAACATCACCATTAAAAGATAAAGACCGAAAGGGTTTTAAGGGTTTGGATTTTTTTAAGTTCGACTCTACTTATGTGGTTACCGCAGATTTTAAAAGAACGCCCAACGAGCCCATTTTTAAAATGAAAACCACCACCGATAGAACGCCGGAATATGTGAAATATGGCGAATTGAATTTTGATTTAAAAGGAAAAAACTTCAAGTTAAACATATATCAAAATCAAGGTTTAATTAATGAAGAAGGCTATGAAGATTATTTATTCCTACCTTTTTTAGATGAAACCAACGGGTTGGAAAGTTATGGTGGCGGACGCTATATTGATGCCAGAATACCCGTAGGCGATACCATGATTATAGATTTTAATAAAGCTTATAACCCCTATTGTGCGTATAACGAAAAATATTCTTGCCCCATTGTACCACGGAAAAACTATTTAAAAACCAGGATTGAAGCTGGGGTTAAGGCTTTTGGGAAGGATTGA
- a CDS encoding SRPBCC family protein: protein MKILKYILFLLLIGIIGTAIYIAVQPNEFQVTRTRTIKAPAPVIYDNVIDFKNWEAWSSWAEDDPDMTITLAEQTKGVNGSYSWEDEDGVGTMEITDATPYTSIQQRMQFAEFPPSDVSWDFNSNDDGSTDVTWTIMGKDLPFVFKMFSVLMGGMEKQIGPHYERSLEKLDSIVVNSMEAFTINIDGITEYGGGFYMYKTTSATGINISQIMGKQYGEIMGYMASHSIKQTGMPFTIYHNMNNPENGIIMSQAIPVQNKVTVTGESNVLCGYIPKTKVLKTTLMGNYTNLPKAWEATQKYLAQNKIEQSDILPFEIYQTDPGEVPNPAHWITEIYIPIKE, encoded by the coding sequence ATGAAAATACTAAAATACATTCTGTTTTTATTACTTATTGGCATTATTGGAACCGCCATTTATATTGCCGTTCAGCCCAATGAGTTTCAAGTGACCAGAACACGTACCATTAAAGCACCGGCTCCTGTTATTTACGATAATGTTATCGATTTTAAAAACTGGGAAGCGTGGTCGTCTTGGGCTGAAGACGATCCGGATATGACCATTACTTTGGCCGAACAAACCAAAGGCGTTAACGGGTCTTATTCTTGGGAGGACGAAGATGGTGTGGGCACGATGGAAATTACAGATGCTACACCTTATACTTCCATACAGCAACGCATGCAGTTTGCTGAATTTCCGCCATCGGATGTGAGTTGGGATTTTAATTCGAACGATGATGGCTCAACAGACGTTACATGGACAATTATGGGAAAAGACTTGCCCTTTGTTTTTAAAATGTTTTCGGTTTTAATGGGCGGCATGGAAAAACAAATTGGCCCTCATTACGAGCGAAGCCTTGAGAAATTAGATAGTATTGTTGTGAATAGTATGGAGGCTTTTACCATAAATATAGATGGCATTACCGAATATGGCGGCGGGTTTTATATGTATAAAACAACATCGGCAACGGGTATAAACATTAGTCAAATTATGGGCAAGCAATATGGTGAAATAATGGGGTATATGGCAAGCCACTCCATTAAACAAACGGGTATGCCGTTTACGATTTATCATAATATGAATAACCCCGAAAATGGCATTATTATGAGTCAAGCCATACCCGTGCAAAACAAAGTTACGGTTACCGGTGAAAGCAATGTGCTTTGTGGGTACATACCTAAAACGAAGGTTTTAAAAACAACCTTGATGGGCAATTATACCAATTTGCCAAAAGCATGGGAAGCCACACAAAAATATTTGGCACAAAACAAAATCGAGCAATCGGATATTCTTCCTTTTGAAATTTATCAAACCGACCCCGGGGAAGTGCCAAATCCAGCGCATTGGATTACCGAAATTTATATCCCTATAAAAGAATAG